The Bacillus sp. B-jedd sequence ATCAGGGATTTCCTTCAGTTCTTCAAGCTGGGCTTCTGTTACAATCCGGTTGAAATCGACGGCAATTTCATTCATCACTGTCTCGTGTCCAGTTAACGGGTTCCAGCAGGCCGTTTGCAAAATATTCCGTTCCGGTCCCCATTTGGATTCTGTGTACTCCTGGATGCCCTCATAAATGGCAAACGAATCTCTGTGGACGGCACGAAAAAACAGAATGAGCTCGCACCCTGGCTTTACATCCGGGGTACTTCCCTGCAAAAGTTCAGAAGCGAGGTTTTCAAGACTTGCCATGAGCCTGAGTTCCGCTTCTATTCCCGGACATTCCGGGAGATAAAAAGAGATGGAAAACTGGCGGGAAAGCGTGGCGAGGTCCATGATGTCCTTCCTGTCCATGATCATAAGTTTCCCCGCTTCATCCAGGTCATAAAAAGCCCCTTCAATAATGACTTTCATATTATCAAATGCGGTTGGATCGAACAATTGCGCTCCTCCTTTTATGCCCGCTCCTGGGGCTGTAATATGAAAGGAGGCTCTTGTCCAGGAGCCTCCCCGTTCACTATCATTATCTTATTTCTTTAGAACAATCCAACCGCATTGCCGTTTTCATCGACATTCATATTAAGGGCGGCAGGCTTCTTCGGCAATCCTGGCATGGTCATGACATCACCTGTCAGGGCCACGATGAATCCTGCTCCTATCGATGGTTTGAACTCGCGGACCGTCACAGTGAATCCGGTTGGTTTTCCAACGAGTGCCGGATTATCCGATAAGGAATATTGTGTCTTAGCCATGCAGACCGGGAGATTGGACCATCCTAATCGCTCGAAGTCCTCAAGCTGCTTCCGGGCTTTTGAGGAAAATTCAACATCTGAGCCTCCGTAAACTTTTCGAACGATTGTCCTTACCTTTTCATCAAGAGGCTCGGAAAGGTCATAAAGAGGCTGATAGTTGTTTTCTCCCCGCTCGATGGCTTCCAATACCTTCCGGGCAAGCTCAACTCCGCCTTCCCCGCCTTTTTCCCATACTTCCGTAAGAGCGGCTGGGACGTTTTCCTGTTCGCACCACTCCATCAGCGCTTTAACCTCAGCTTCCGAGTCGGTAACAAAACGGTTGATGGCGACAACAGCCGGAAGACCGAATTCCTTGATTGTTTCGATATGCTTTTTAAGATTTGCCACGCCGAGCGTGAGGGCGGAGACATTCTCTTTTCCAAGTTCGGCTTTCGGCACACCTCCATGCATTTTCAGCGCCCTGATTGTCGCGACAATGACGACTGCTTCCGGGCGGATGCCAGCGCTGCGCGACTTGATGTGCAAAAACTTCTCCGCTCCTAGATCCGCGCCGAACCCTGCTTCTGTAACTACATAGTCAGCCAGCTTGGTAGCAGTAGTCGTTGCAATGACAGAGTTGCAGCCATGGGCGATGTTCGCGAATGGGCCGCCATGGATCATGGCTGGTGTGTGTTCAATTGTCTGGACGAGGTTCGGTCTGACCGCATCCTTAAGAATGAGTGCCAGTGCTCCTTCCACGCCTAAATCTCCCGCAGTGACTGGTTCTTTTTTATCATTATAGGCAACGACCATCCTGGCCAGCCTCTTTTTCAAATCTGCCATATCAGTCGCCAGACAAAGCACCGCCATGATTTCGGAAGCGACTGTGATATCAAATCCATCCTCGCGCGGCACTCCCTGGATTGGACCGCCAAGTCCGATAATCACTTTTCTTAAAGCACGGTCATTCAAATCAACCGCACGCTTCCAAACAATTCTCCTTTGGTCAATCCGCAATTCGTTCCCCTGTTGGAGGTGATTATCAATTAGTGCCGCAAGAGCGTTATTGGCAGTAGTGATCGCATGGAGGTCTCCTGTAAAATGGAGGTTAATGTCTTCCATCGGGAGAACCTGGGCATAACCTCCCCCAGCGGCTCCTCCCTTAATGCCCATCGTCGGGCCAAGTGACGGCTCCCGCATCGCAATCATCGCTTTTTTTCCAATCCGGTTGAATGCATCCCCGAGCCCGACAGTCACTGTCGACTTCCCTTCCCCGGCCGGAGTTGGATTGATAGCGGTTACAAGAATGATCTTACCAGGCTGCTTTTCCTTCAATCTGTTCAATGCTTCAGTTGAAAGCTTCGCCTTGTACTTTCCATACAATTCAAGGTCGTCCTCTGAAAGTCCGACTTTGGCAGCTATGTCTGTAATTGGCTGCATTTTCGCTTCTTGTGCAATTTCAATATCCGACTTGTGCTTGATTTTCTCCAAAAAAATCCCCCGCATTCACTGTTAGAATTGTGGCAACTGCCACTCTATTGTAACAAATCCCTGCGAAGAAAGGAGTGATTTTTATCCTAAATTCACCTTTCTTTAAAAATATGGCGGAAACCATCGAAATGACAGCTTCCGCCTTCTCAAATTATTTTTTTGCCGCAGTTCTTTTTGGCTTGTTATCAAATTCCATCTTCCAGGAATAATAATCTTTTCCTTCCTCTTTAACATATCGGAGGATGGCATTGAACTTTGTCCCTTTTTTGCTCGTCAGCCCTTTCACATTGGCCCTGCCATTTTTCAAAAGGCTTTTAACCATCGTTGGGGTCGGTTTCTTTTTGAGGGCGGCAAGGAATTTGTCATTTTTCCAAATGACGAACTTACAGCCGCTCTTCCAATTGCTGCACCCGAACCCTTTTTGCCCTTCAATGATACTTCCTCCGCATGAAGGGCATTTTCCCAGGACTTCCGCAGTCTTCCTAGTCCGTGATACTTCCTGAAGAATTTCTGCTTTTGCAGCCTTTATCTTCTCGACGGATGAAGAGGTGAATTCAAAGATCATTGGCAAAAATTCATCCTTGCCAACCTTCTTCTTTTCTATATCGGAAAGCGTTTTTTCGAGCCGGCCGGTAAACTCTAGATCGAAAAGCTCCCTGATCGGAAAGCTTTCAACGAGATTTCTGCCAAGGCTTGTACAAACCAGATTTTTATTTTGCGCTTCGATATAGCCGATATCCTTCAGTTTTTTTATCGTTTCCGCCCTTGTGGCCGGAGTTCCGATACTGTAGCCTGAAAGGATGGCTGCCATCATTTCCTCGCTCTCTTCATTGTCCTTGCCCTTCCCGCATGTTTCCATAACCCTCAAAAGCGTTTTTTCAGTGTGGGGCTTGGGAGGCTTAGTCGTATGCGAGGTTAATTCCGTTTTGCTTATGTTAACTTGTTCACCAAGTTGGACATTCGGCAGGATGGTGTCCTTGGATTCAATGCTCTCAACCTTTTTCCATCCCTCCGCAAGCTGGATTTTTCCTTTGGTACTAAACACTCCGTTGATCCCGGACTCCGGGATGGAAGTCGTGATTCTCGTTTCTTCATATTCGGCCGCCGGCATGAACTGCATGATAAAACGGTTTTTTATCGCATTGTAAATGATTGATTCGTCGGCTGTGAGAGATTTTGGAAGCACGTAGGTTGGAATAATGGCGCTGTGGCTTTCTACTTTCGAGGAATCGAATACCCGCTTTGATTTTATAAATTTTACTTCATCTTTATAGGACAGATTAGCCGAAAGCAGCTCCAATACCTTTGCAGCTTTTCCTGCAAGTGATTCTTCCAGGACGGAACTCGCTGTTCTCGGGTACGTAATATACTTTTTCTCATATAAGGACTGTGCCGTTTTCAACACTTTATCGGAAGTCCAGCCCTTATATTTAGAAGTTATATATCCTTGTAGATTGGAAAGGTTGAATAAAAAAGGCGGCAGTTCCCGCTTCTTTTCTGTTTTTTTATCTGTGACCAGTCCCCTGTGTCCGGTAATGGCGGCCTCGATTTTTTCCAGGTCGGTTTTATTTTCGAATTTTTCTTTTTCCCCTAACTGATAAGTGCCTTCATACTCCTCTTTTCCTTCGGTTTGGAATAAAGCGGTAAGCTTAAAATAGTTTTCGGGAACAAAGTTTTCAATCTCTTTATCTCTGTCATAGATGATTTTTAACGTCGGAAGCAATACTCTCCCAATATTCAGTGCTTTCCCAGACCCTTTTTGGTACTTCAGCGTCGCCGCGGAGGTAAGATTGATGCCAATCGTCCAATCAGCCCACTGTCTGCTGATCCCGGCATCGAGCAGCGGCTTTAATTCAGAGTTCGGCTTCATTGCCTCAAGGCCTTTCAAGACTTCAGCTGGAGTCCACTCATTCAGCAAAAGCCGGTAAACCGGTTTGTCTGTTTTGCTGTTATAAATGATACTATCGCCAATCAGCTGACCTTCACGGTCAAAGTCGCAGGCCGAAACGATTCCATTTACGTCCTTCCTTTTCAAAAGGCTATAGATTGTCTTCAATTGTTTTTTGGCGCCTAAATCGTCTTTTTCCCTGTTTTTCGGATCGCTTTTTACCTTATATTTAAACTGCTCTGGTATGAATGGGAAGTTATCCATTTTCCATTTAGACATTTTGGTGTCGTAATCCTTCGCATCGTAAAGTTGAAGCAAATGGCCGAATGCCCAAGTAATGAGATAATCCTGCCCTTCGTAGTAGCCATCCTGCTTTCCTTTAATCTTCAACGCATCGGCTATATTTTTCGCTACCGATGGCTTTTCGGCAATAATGACTTTTTTCATAAAATTAACCACCATTCCTAAATGTGGACACGACACTATTTTACATCAGGAACAGGATTCTCTCAATTTATGATGCGTCTGTGTATTTTTGGCAAAAACCTCTTATTCCTTTCCACCATCTGTATTTCAAAGGGCACTCATGTTATACCAGCGCTCTTTCGGTACAGAGGCTGTGACAGTCAGGATGAGGGAAGGATGGCGATCTATTTGGACAAAGATGGCGCCCAGTTCAGTATGAAATAATACAATGGAATCTATAGTAGTCATCCTGTCAAAATTTATTTTCCCGCTCATTAGCAGCCTGCAGATTTCTTCCCGATCTTCCATTTTATACGGTACTTTTTTTGAAAAGCGCAAAATGATTTCCTCTTTCCCCTTTGCCAGCCTGTACATACGCTCACCCTTTTTATGGAGATTTATTAGAAAGAATATTGCTGAAAGAGTGGATTTATGATTAGGCAATTATTCAATTTTCCCAACTTTGAGCGCTGGTAAATCTTCCAGTAAAAGCGCTTTCATTCCTTGACTGCCCTGTGTTTTTCGTGTATAGTAAAGCCATCATGGTTCAGACTAATTCAGGAAACACCTGCTTCAGCTGCTCATGATAATATTCAACTGGGGTACAGACATGTGCCTGCAAGGTTTTAGGAGGAAAAGGTATAATGCAAAACGGCAAAGTAAAATGGTTCAACAACGAAAAAGGTTATGGATTCATCGAAGTTGAAGGCGGAGAAGACGTATTCGTCCATTTTTCTGCTATCCAGGGCGATGGCTTCAAATCGCTTGAAGAAGGACAGGAAGTTTCTTTTGAAATCGTAGAAGGAAACCGCGGTCCACAGGCTGCAAACGTTGTAAAACTTTAATAACTAAACGTAGACACGACTTTTCAGGCTGGCAGCTTGCCAGCCTTTTTATTTTTCCGTTTTCCGCTTTCCGGTCAAACGGCTGCCAAGTTCCTTGATTTGGCCGCCAACCGTGCATTTGCTAATGCAAAATTTGTGTGATTTCCGTTTGCCGGATTCATCCGCATGATGTTTTTGCAAAAGACAGCCTTCACAATACCCGGAAATAAGGCAGTTTATTTCGTGTAAAAGCTGTTTTCTGTCAATTGCCTCTTTTTCCATTCGACGGCCCCTTCCTAAAGCATCTGCGTTTTCGCCAATACTTTTTTCCCATCCAATGCCTGGGTAGCGAGTTTATCTGCTTCTTTATTTTCATTCCTGGTTATGACTTTGCATACCGCCTTAATGCCATTACTTTCGAGCTTTTTCTCAATTCTGTCCAGCCATTTGTTCAATACTTCTTCATAGCATGGCCACTCTCCCTCCAGTTGTTTCAAAACACCTTGTGAGTCGCCCCTGATTTCGCATGGCATATTGGCAATCCCATACTCTTCAAGTAAATTTGCTGCAAAATAAAGGGCGGCATATTCCGCCTCGTTATTTGTTTCCATTTCACCGATCCGTTCATTGGCCCGGACCCTGAATTTTTTCTTGCCCTGTTTAAAAAACAGGACGACCCCAAGGCCTGCCTCATTCGTTTCCTTTTTGAAGCCGCCATCAAAATAAATGATGGCATCATGCGGCTCCTCTTCCGTTTCCTCAAGCAGGCGTTTCATTTCTTTATAAGTCCATTCGGTCCCTATTTCATCCTCGAAGGAAAAATCGATTGCTTTGCCGGTTTTTTCAAGTTCACCGGCTGTCAAAAGGGCGTGTTCACCTTCAAGCCAATCTGAAGAAAATCGGACATTCTCATTTCCTTTTACTTTAAAAACCCATTCAAGTTTATACTTCATAATTTATGTCCTCCATGTGTAAATAAGGCTCTGGTCTCCTTGATTGTTGATTTCCACTCCGGGGACATGCTTTCCGCGGGGCGAAGCATCCACCTGAACCAACTTCATGAGAAACATCCATGAATTCGCTTCGTGCAGCTTTGCGACGAGCTGAAGGTTCGCTTCCCCGAATAGTCTGTGGCGCAGGAGCATTCTTTATGGAGCCTCCTCGGCGTCCTAGACGCCTGTAGGGTCTCCACGTGCCGCTGCATCCCGCAGGAGTCAGTCCCCTCCGTTCCAATCAACTTCATCGAAACTGCACACGCACTTTTAACTGAGCCATAATTAAAAAAGTCCTATTCTTTTCATGATACACATTTGTTCCGCAGATAAACACAAATGCAGTTAATTTTAAACTGCCCATGTTTGAGTTATGATAATATCAGCATATATCAGGCGCTGGAGGAATGTTTCGTGATTGAAGTATACATTGATGGGGCAAGCGCGGGGAATCCTGGCCCAAGCGGTGCGGGCATTTTTATAAAAGGGAATGGTTCCGCCAAGAAGTTTTCAATCCCGCTCGGCAATATGTCTAACCATGAAGCGGAATTTCATGCGCTCATTAAGGCACTTGAAATATGTATTGAAAAGGGATATGGCACGGTTTCTTTCCGGACGGATTCAGAGCTTGTAGACAGAGCGGTCGAAAAAGAGTTTGCCAGGAACAAGGGCTACGCCCCGCTCCTTGAGCGTGCGCTTAAACTTTCAGCGCAATTGGATTTGTTTTTCATGAAATGGATTCCCAGCAGCGAAAATAAAGTCGCCGATGAATTAGCCAGGCTGGCAATCAGGAAAAATGCGGTGGAGGAAACACGGGAAGAGTAATTTTTTTCACAGAACAGATATCATTTTGGCCATGTTATTTAACTGAATCAACACCGTGTTCATCCAGAATGGGACGCTGAAAAAACCGGGTGCTTAACCGCTCCCGGCTTTTCATATGCTGACCACTTTATAATGACAGGAGTTCCTTCTCCTGCACATATTGAAATGCGGCCTTCCTTGTCTTGATGTTATTGGAAACGAGTGTCTCGAGCAAGGAAACATAAAAGCTCCCTTCGAAACCTCTCTGGGCCTTTAATGTGAGTTCAATCGCGGCGATTGCCAGTTCATCGGAAGCATTCGTATAATGCTTGCCGAAATAGATGAACCCAATGGCATCTTCCTGAAATTGAAAGCCTTTTGCCTGCAAATGCTGCAGGTATAAATCTACCGTCTGCACCTGTATGACCAACCTTCCTGATTTTACAAGTTACATCTCTATTTATAGTGTAATGTAAAATCAGACATTTTTCTATCGTTTTTTGTCAAAAGATGGCCAATATAACCCGTCAAAAGTCCCAGCATAGCTCCACCCAGCACTTCCCCCGGTTTATGCCCGAGCATTTCCTTTAATTTTGTCGGTGTTTTTTCTTTAAATTCCACTGTGGAATCTTCATGGTGAATTTTATCGATCAGTTCGTCCAGCGAATTCACTTTCAATGTGAGTTCCCCAGTCTGCCTTCTGATTCCTTGCGCATCATACATGACAATTAGCCCGTAAACGAGCGAC is a genomic window containing:
- a CDS encoding zinc-finger domain-containing protein → MEKEAIDRKQLLHEINCLISGYCEGCLLQKHHADESGKRKSHKFCISKCTVGGQIKELGSRLTGKRKTEK
- a CDS encoding reverse transcriptase-like protein, producing the protein MIEVYIDGASAGNPGPSGAGIFIKGNGSAKKFSIPLGNMSNHEAEFHALIKALEICIEKGYGTVSFRTDSELVDRAVEKEFARNKGYAPLLERALKLSAQLDLFFMKWIPSSENKVADELARLAIRKNAVEETREE
- a CDS encoding type IA DNA topoisomerase, coding for MKKVIIAEKPSVAKNIADALKIKGKQDGYYEGQDYLITWAFGHLLQLYDAKDYDTKMSKWKMDNFPFIPEQFKYKVKSDPKNREKDDLGAKKQLKTIYSLLKRKDVNGIVSACDFDREGQLIGDSIIYNSKTDKPVYRLLLNEWTPAEVLKGLEAMKPNSELKPLLDAGISRQWADWTIGINLTSAATLKYQKGSGKALNIGRVLLPTLKIIYDRDKEIENFVPENYFKLTALFQTEGKEEYEGTYQLGEKEKFENKTDLEKIEAAITGHRGLVTDKKTEKKRELPPFLFNLSNLQGYITSKYKGWTSDKVLKTAQSLYEKKYITYPRTASSVLEESLAGKAAKVLELLSANLSYKDEVKFIKSKRVFDSSKVESHSAIIPTYVLPKSLTADESIIYNAIKNRFIMQFMPAAEYEETRITTSIPESGINGVFSTKGKIQLAEGWKKVESIESKDTILPNVQLGEQVNISKTELTSHTTKPPKPHTEKTLLRVMETCGKGKDNEESEEMMAAILSGYSIGTPATRAETIKKLKDIGYIEAQNKNLVCTSLGRNLVESFPIRELFDLEFTGRLEKTLSDIEKKKVGKDEFLPMIFEFTSSSVEKIKAAKAEILQEVSRTRKTAEVLGKCPSCGGSIIEGQKGFGCSNWKSGCKFVIWKNDKFLAALKKKPTPTMVKSLLKNGRANVKGLTSKKGTKFNAILRYVKEEGKDYYSWKMEFDNKPKRTAAKK
- a CDS encoding reverse transcriptase-like protein — its product is MKYKLEWVFKVKGNENVRFSSDWLEGEHALLTAGELEKTGKAIDFSFEDEIGTEWTYKEMKRLLEETEEEPHDAIIYFDGGFKKETNEAGLGVVLFFKQGKKKFRVRANERIGEMETNNEAEYAALYFAANLLEEYGIANMPCEIRGDSQGVLKQLEGEWPCYEEVLNKWLDRIEKKLESNGIKAVCKVITRNENKEADKLATQALDGKKVLAKTQML
- a CDS encoding DUF6123 family protein, whose translation is MQTVDLYLQHLQAKGFQFQEDAIGFIYFGKHYTNASDELAIAAIELTLKAQRGFEGSFYVSLLETLVSNNIKTRKAAFQYVQEKELLSL
- a CDS encoding divergent PAP2 family protein produces the protein MNKGVIVSLLSIGLAQGLKIPIHYAQKKEWRPDLFFQTGGMPSSHSAGVSSLTTFIALKRGIPTVDFALSLVYGLIVMYDAQGIRRQTGELTLKVNSLDELIDKIHHEDSTVEFKEKTPTKLKEMLGHKPGEVLGGAMLGLLTGYIGHLLTKNDRKMSDFTLHYK
- a CDS encoding formate--tetrahydrofolate ligase; translation: MKHKSDIEIAQEAKMQPITDIAAKVGLSEDDLELYGKYKAKLSTEALNRLKEKQPGKIILVTAINPTPAGEGKSTVTVGLGDAFNRIGKKAMIAMREPSLGPTMGIKGGAAGGGYAQVLPMEDINLHFTGDLHAITTANNALAALIDNHLQQGNELRIDQRRIVWKRAVDLNDRALRKVIIGLGGPIQGVPREDGFDITVASEIMAVLCLATDMADLKKRLARMVVAYNDKKEPVTAGDLGVEGALALILKDAVRPNLVQTIEHTPAMIHGGPFANIAHGCNSVIATTTATKLADYVVTEAGFGADLGAEKFLHIKSRSAGIRPEAVVIVATIRALKMHGGVPKAELGKENVSALTLGVANLKKHIETIKEFGLPAVVAINRFVTDSEAEVKALMEWCEQENVPAALTEVWEKGGEGGVELARKVLEAIERGENNYQPLYDLSEPLDEKVRTIVRKVYGGSDVEFSSKARKQLEDFERLGWSNLPVCMAKTQYSLSDNPALVGKPTGFTVTVREFKPSIGAGFIVALTGDVMTMPGLPKKPAALNMNVDENGNAVGLF
- the cspD gene encoding cold-shock protein CspD, which gives rise to MQNGKVKWFNNEKGYGFIEVEGGEDVFVHFSAIQGDGFKSLEEGQEVSFEIVEGNRGPQAANVVKL